A genomic region of Vitis vinifera cultivar Pinot Noir 40024 chromosome 7, ASM3070453v1 contains the following coding sequences:
- the LOC100255264 gene encoding ycf20-like protein isoform X3, which produces MGFICFAGKIFPREKSMACRMGGIMLQSTLSVPESESSDCSYITFTTCCTIQNWNNEPSFSGQISKLGMKSAPFPRKSFQTRRHGWKTAFALDTGGIPDNGGQENLNGNGPDLGQTRLGRIVSAGGRQLLAKLNSARKNFPMKVL; this is translated from the exons ATGGGTTTCATTTGTTTTGCAGGAAAAATTTTTCCCAGAGAAAAG TCAATGGCCTGTAGAATGGGAGGAATAATGTTGCAGTCAACTTTATCAGTACCGGAGAGTGAAAGCTCTGACTGTTCATATATCACTTTCACAACTTGTTGTACAATCCAGAACTGGAACAATGAACCAAGTTTCAGTGGACAAATCTCAAAGCTTGGGATGAAATCTGCACCTTTTCCAAGAAAGAG TTTTCAGACGAGAAGACATGGTTGGAAAACGGCCTTTGCTCTAGACACAGGTGGAATTCCTGATAATGGCGGCCAAGAAAACCTCAATGGAAATGGCCCTGATCTTGGCCAGACTCGATTGGGCAGGATAGTGAGTGCAGGTGGCCGGCAGCTACTGGCAAAGCTGAATTCAGCTAGAAAAAATTTTCCCATGAAG GTGTTGTAG
- the LOC100255264 gene encoding ycf20-like protein isoform X1: MGFICFAGKIFPREKSMACRMGGIMLQSTLSVPESESSDCSYITFTTCCTIQNWNNEPSFSGQISKLGMKSAPFPRKSFQTRRHGWKTAFALDTGGIPDNGGQENLNGNGPDLGQTRLGRIVSAGGRQLLAKLNSARKNFPMKVFLLLLGFYTANALATILGQTGDWDVLVAGVVVAAIEGIGMLVYKKSSSQSTGRLQSLVVMINYWKAGVCLGLFVDAFKLGS, from the exons ATGGGTTTCATTTGTTTTGCAGGAAAAATTTTTCCCAGAGAAAAG TCAATGGCCTGTAGAATGGGAGGAATAATGTTGCAGTCAACTTTATCAGTACCGGAGAGTGAAAGCTCTGACTGTTCATATATCACTTTCACAACTTGTTGTACAATCCAGAACTGGAACAATGAACCAAGTTTCAGTGGACAAATCTCAAAGCTTGGGATGAAATCTGCACCTTTTCCAAGAAAGAG TTTTCAGACGAGAAGACATGGTTGGAAAACGGCCTTTGCTCTAGACACAGGTGGAATTCCTGATAATGGCGGCCAAGAAAACCTCAATGGAAATGGCCCTGATCTTGGCCAGACTCGATTGGGCAGGATAGTGAGTGCAGGTGGCCGGCAGCTACTGGCAAAGCTGAATTCAGCTAGAAAAAATTTTCCCATGAAGGTCTTTCTCCTTCTGTTAGGCTTCTACACAGCAAATGCACTGGCTACAATTCTTGGACAGACAGGTGACTGGGATGTGCTGGTTGCAGGTGTTGTAGTTGCTGCCATTGAAGGGATTGGCATGCTTGTGTATAAAAAATCTTCGTCTCAGTCTACTGGGAGGCTTCAGTCTTTGGTGGTGATGATAAACTACTGGAAAGCGGGTGTTTGCTTAGGTCTATTTGTTGATGCTTTCAAGTTAGGTAGTTAA
- the LOC100255264 gene encoding ycf20-like protein isoform X2 has translation MACRMGGIMLQSTLSVPESESSDCSYITFTTCCTIQNWNNEPSFSGQISKLGMKSAPFPRKSFQTRRHGWKTAFALDTGGIPDNGGQENLNGNGPDLGQTRLGRIVSAGGRQLLAKLNSARKNFPMKVFLLLLGFYTANALATILGQTGDWDVLVAGVVVAAIEGIGMLVYKKSSSQSTGRLQSLVVMINYWKAGVCLGLFVDAFKLGS, from the exons ATGGCCTGTAGAATGGGAGGAATAATGTTGCAGTCAACTTTATCAGTACCGGAGAGTGAAAGCTCTGACTGTTCATATATCACTTTCACAACTTGTTGTACAATCCAGAACTGGAACAATGAACCAAGTTTCAGTGGACAAATCTCAAAGCTTGGGATGAAATCTGCACCTTTTCCAAGAAAGAG TTTTCAGACGAGAAGACATGGTTGGAAAACGGCCTTTGCTCTAGACACAGGTGGAATTCCTGATAATGGCGGCCAAGAAAACCTCAATGGAAATGGCCCTGATCTTGGCCAGACTCGATTGGGCAGGATAGTGAGTGCAGGTGGCCGGCAGCTACTGGCAAAGCTGAATTCAGCTAGAAAAAATTTTCCCATGAAGGTCTTTCTCCTTCTGTTAGGCTTCTACACAGCAAATGCACTGGCTACAATTCTTGGACAGACAGGTGACTGGGATGTGCTGGTTGCAGGTGTTGTAGTTGCTGCCATTGAAGGGATTGGCATGCTTGTGTATAAAAAATCTTCGTCTCAGTCTACTGGGAGGCTTCAGTCTTTGGTGGTGATGATAAACTACTGGAAAGCGGGTGTTTGCTTAGGTCTATTTGTTGATGCTTTCAAGTTAGGTAGTTAA